Genomic DNA from Dermacentor variabilis isolate Ectoservices chromosome 6, ASM5094787v1, whole genome shotgun sequence:
GGCTTACGAGCTCACAGAGAGGACTTGTTCCATTCTGTTCCGCTTGCTGAAGTATAAAGCGCTGTTAGGCTAAGCTTAAAACAAAACAGGGCCTGTTGCATTTCAGAAAAGGGCAGCTTTGTCATATGACAGTTTCTTGGCATCATTAGTATATTACCTCAGGCCAACTTTCATCTACCAAGAGAATGACGTAAATGTGCCCACTTTCATCGCTTCTTtatgttagtttttttttctcacatataTTTTAATGTTGTAAAATGCCATGTACACTAGCCAGCAATGAGTGATAGCCATTACTACAACATCACAACATCGCAATCGTGGATTGCCAAGTCATCCAAAAGCTAATGGCACTGCATTCAAGACATAGAAAAACAGTGCAGTTGTGGTCCGGGACATTTATTAGGTGTTATCGCTTCATTGCTTCAATGCTTTGTCTGTGGCCTCATGTATTACCACACCAGAACGAAATGCTTTGGAAAATTTGGATAAGAGGATATAATTTTACATTattatttatttgcataatagCCTGCTGATGTTCATAATGATTAGTTTGTTTGCATGCAGAGTAACAGGTGTTATTTGGCAACTATTTATCAGACAGTGCGCAAATTTTCTTTGTAATATGTCAGCACATATCATTACTGTCGACTGCTTGTTTTTACAAGTTTAAAATCAATGCCTTAAAAGAATGCACGGAAATTGCGGGTAGAGGCAGTCATCAAATGTGTAAAACCATGGTGTGCCAGAGGACATTAAGCTAACTTCATGCATGCAAATATTAAATGTGTGGTGGCAAAGTTGACTGTACTAAAGTGAATAAGTGGTTGTGTTACGTTACGTGCATGAATATATGACTATCTTAAACTATGATTGGAAAAGAATCTTTGATTTTACTCTTTGTCTTCAACGTAATAATACCATCACTGTAACAAGCACAGGTGTAAGTTATTACGCCGATTATTGATGCTTATTAGCACTATATTAAATTGATGGTGCTTCCATGCTATAAAACTTCAAACTTGCATAATTCCCAAGCGTAAATGGCATGCACACTCTTTTCCACATGTGCCCCGTTGATTTCAAATACTGACTACAAATAAGTTCAAATCTTAGAAAAAATATCTAGCATACTTTTTGGTATTTTAACTTTTAAATCTGATCACCCTTAACAACAGCaaggttcatatatatatatatatatatatatatatatatattaatgataatGTAGAAGGCTAGACAGCTGGACAAATGTCAAAGTGCATGATTTTGCTCCCACTTTTGTTACTGTCAGCAATACCAGCTTTGTGAAGAAACACAATCTTGCTGACCTCTGAAATCACGAATTGCAGAACAATATATGAGCTTGCAGTTAACAGTACTGCATTATGAAACCTGTTAGAACTGTATAGGTTAGCGGCAAAAGAGAGTAGGAAAAGGCATGAGAAACATAATGGTAAGTTAGGAAAGTTTATTTCAAGAGCAGCTACATTGCCCAAGTCACATGGTTAATGAGGCAAAATCAAGGCGCGTGAAATGAAAACAATGAAAAATGTTACTCTTTGTATGAGCCTGTGCAAATTTAATACTCTGAAACAGTGGCCATATGTAAACCTCCAGCCTATCTTCGGCATTGCATCCGTGTCTGTTTCCACACGGTGCTTTAATCAAGGCTCATTTGTGCTTTATCTGACTGTTGATAAAAAAGGACTGAGCAAGAGGAATGCATATCAGCTGTGGTTGacatgtcaaaattgcacaacgTGAAGTAAATGTGATGCTGTGCTGGAAAAGCATTGATTTCCATGTGGTTGCTGCCTCACTAAATACCAAGCTCCAATGACATTTCATGCAGAGTTAGCAGTTCTTCCAATACAATGGCATCAGAATTGGCACAAAAACAGCTAAAGACATCGTTTCGAATGCAATATGTCATCATGCGTTAGGATCGGATGGTTAGGATGTCAGAAGAAAGGATGCAAGGTCCAGAAGTAATACATTAAGAAGGGTATAGATTTTGTCAAATCTGGAGTGTTTTGTTGCGTGAAATCGCCAGCCTTAGTCATGTGACCACGTGTGTGACAGTGTTTCACCTATCAGTGGAAGATTCTGTACATATCCCCATACTTTTCTGAACTCCAGAAGAGCGCAACAATATATTCtcatgcacaaaaagaaagcaatcgCTCTTGATATTAACACACATGCAGAGCAGAAGAACAAGCAGGAGCATGCTGGTAAATGAGGTTGAGGTAAGAAGCACACAAGACAGGCAGCCGTGAGCTTACAGTGACGGAGAAAGTATGCTTCTTGCTGTTACACCCAAGCCCCACGCTGCACCGAAGAGAGCACAGGTATCACTATTAATACTGACAGTCTTAGAAACACATATATGTGATTAAGTAGGCAGGTATCACAAACATAAAAACAGCACTTGAAAAAATATCTCACTGTATTGTTCTTTACAATAAGAGGGCACAGAAAGCTCAACATTAAATTGCCACATTATCCGAACCACATGGCAATAAGGTTGGCTTGTAAGAGCAACATACGCTACACAGATCGCTTGACTTTGTGAGATGTTTGCTGATGTATACAGCACCAGGTTTTTTACCTTTCAAGGCTGTCAGCTTGCGCAGGACACCCGAGGTGGAGAAAAATGTGGACGAGAAATGGCGCTGGCGAAGGACCATGGATGAAGAGTGTGGGTTGGGCCGGTTCACTTTGCTGCGTAGACTAGACGGAAGTGTGCTCGACTTGCAGTCACTAGTGCTGTTAGTGACAAACACAGAGTCTGGGATGCTGCCTGAACTGAGCGAGTTTGAGTTGCCCTTGGTGGGTGAGCCGGGTGACGACCGCGCTGGGCGCACGGGCTCCTCTTCTACTTCTGGAATCGTCTCCGATGACTGCACTGATTTCTGCTTCGTCAAACATCCCGACGGTGGCCTGCTACCCTGCTCATCTAGGCTGAGGACACTTTCCTCGGACGATTTGAAGGAGTAGTAACCAGTGTCGCGAAACGTTTTGCCCGGGTTGCCCTCGAGGTCTGCTATGTTCCCCACGGACTTCGTGCCCAGAAACTTGGATGTGCTCCGCTCGCTGTCACTGAACGTAGCAAGTGAAAGGTTGTTTTCACTGCACGACTTTTCCTTGCCACTTATCCTTTTTCCGAGGCCATCTGCGCCCTGGCTCGCTTCCGAGGGCACTTCTTTGTCCTCGTGGGCAGCCGTGTCCAAAATGGAATGTTCAGACTTGGAAGCGCCCTTGGAATGGAAGAGCTGTAAGGATAAACTGCCCGCTTTCTTGTACGGTGCAAGGCTGTCACTACTTCGCGTAACCACTAATTTACGTTGGCCTAGTCCTCTTCGAGCTTTAATGTAGAGCGATGATTCTGATCGTGATTTGTCAGCTGATGTTTCGGTAGGAGACACACTCGGCTCCGGAGACATTCCAGTTGTCTTTGGACAGACTTCGAGCACAGTCTCGACGCTGCCACAGAAATCGATGTCGGAGCCTGTGGTGAGGGTTGACGAACTGTCGCACTTAGCTGCAGTGCCGCTGGCTATGCTGAACATTCCTGGCAGTTCCAGCTTTTCCTCGACGGTGACAGTGCTCAGCTTTGGAAGAATGCAGCTGGGTTCCAGGAATTCCAAATTAGATGCTGCTTCCTTGGCTGCAATAAGAGGAACCTCCTGGCCGGACTGTAACCGGAGGACGGGCACCTTGAAAGGAGGCAGGATGAAGTGGTCCGATGGTTCTTCACCATCACAACACGACAGTTTCGAGAGGGAAATGTTGTCGGCCAATGTGGCCCCGGAGGACTCCAGCATGTTGTAAAGCTCATCCATCTCGTTGGACATCTCCGATTCTGTGGCAGTGTGATCCGAGTCGTAGCTCGGAATGCTGATGCTCGTCGAGATGGTCTCAGATCCGGACTCCGAAGGTGTCTTGCTCTTCCCCATCTTCTTCTTTTCAGAGAGGTTGGGCGAGTCCACGTCAGAGCATTCACTCGAGCCTCCAGTCAGAGCCAAGGGTTTACACCTCCTCTCGCGCAGTGGAGAAGCATTACGGCTCCCACCGACTGTATGCATCAAGGCAACAATTTGGTACTGAATGTATTCCTGAGCCTTCATGTAGTCATTATGATTGTGGTCCGAGATGATGGGGCAACTGCTCTTCTCATCCTTGTTCGACTGTTCATCTGATAGCATCTTGAGGGACTGCATGAGCTGCCTACATATGAACATGGTCTCTTCGGAGATAGTCGAATCATTGCTGTGACCGCTCAGGTTATCGGCAAGTTTATCATCCACTGCAGCTGAAAGCTGTTTACTAGGCGAGCGCCGTCCGGGTTTCTTGTGGTGACGAGGCTTGGGAGACCCTTCTTCATCAGTGGAAGAATACGTTCCAGACTCCAAGGTGTCACTGCCATAGTCACTGTTGTTGCTACCAATGGTACTGCTGCAACTGCTCTCCCCAGAGAGAGCGGCAGGAGAAACCGTCTGCATCAAACGTGTGATTTGTGACTCCAGGAGAGCTTTCCAAGGTGTGATGTTTTCATCAACTTTCTCAGTCTCATCACTCGTGCCGGAGATGTGGGCAAGTACTCTGTTAACAATGTAAGCAGCTTCTTCATCAGAATAGCAATCGGTGGACGATGATCGGCTATGAATGCTCGCTGCATCCTCCTCCAAAGCAGATTTCTTTAAATCCTTCACATCCTCATTTTGTGTCAATTCACTGGTTGAACTATTGCACATACTTTCAATGCCAGATGTAAGTTCGTTTGCAGAATCCGACAATGACTGCTGCATGTCAGTGTTAGCTTCTGAAGTAGGAGTGAGAGACATTCGATTATCCTCTGTCTGCAGGTTAGCGTCTTTGGTAGCGGCGTCATGAAAATCGTCTTCAGTGGTGGAATCCATGTGAATGATTGTGCTCTCATCAGCAGTTAGTGTGACATCAAGGTTTTCAAATGAAATGTCTTGGGAATGTTGCTGTTCCTCGTTAACTGTATTGCAATCACTGGTATTATTGGCTACATCATGTGGCTGCACTTCAAGCGcatcctctttttttctcttaatagtTGTAAAACCTTCCTCTTCGAGGACAACTTTGATGTCTGCTGCTTCCTCAccatcatctttcttttttcttttgattgTATCACAAGAATCGCCACCTTCAAAAGCTAAGCTTGCGGCTGCCTTTTCTGCCCTCTTTTGTTTGGAAGTTGCCCTTTTGTCCTCATCATCACTGCTAACGCCTCCACTTTCGTCAGTAAACTCAGCGTCATCAGGATAATGAAATTTGCCAGTTCCCAACAGTCCTGAAGTGAAATATTTTTCTAACCTCGAAGACGCCAACTCTTCAGGGTCCTCTTCGAGCACTTCGACGTCATCAACACCTGATGTTTCGGACACTGAATCACTGAAGTCTTCGCTCGTAGCAATTGACCACCTCTTGTGTATCTCTTCGAGAGACGCATTCCCGATGGCAAAGCTGAAGTATTTTTCTAACTCGGACGACGGATTCTTTGTCACGGGAGTCGTCGCCCGCGAGCTCTTTTCGCTCTCCTCGCAACTCTCCTCGAGTATGGTATGAAGCGAGTATGACAGCGGATTGCCGTACTGCATGGCATTGAAGCGCGGCATGGGAGAAATGTACATGGCATCGTCCGACGAAGTCGACGCGTCGCTGAACatgttctcctcctcctcctcttcgtcgCAGGACGCATCGCTAGTGTCGCACGACGTGGGTCCCGCCGTCGGAGACTGACCACTCCGCGAAGATTCGCCGACGTCACCGTCGCGCTTCGGAGAAcccgccgctgctgcttccgcggaCGGCGGACGCGTCTCGTGACAGTCGAACGATTCGGTGAAGTATTTTTCCAGCGTGGACACTACCAAGCCTTCGAGATCAATGTCCCTTTCCCGTAGTTCGCGCGCGGGAGTCGTTGCGGGCTCTACTTTCGCGTCGTCGTTGGGTGCAGCAGCACCGTCGATTGTATCGCGGTCGCTCGATTTCGGTTCCGCTTCGTCGACAACGGCAGCAGAAGGAGCAACACACTCACCGGCGGCGGTATCCTTCTCGGGGTTATCCGTGTTCTGTTGTTCGCGATCCGAAACACACGCGGGCACCACCACCACCTGTTGCTGCACTTCCACACACACGGAGTCCGCGCTGCCCGCTGCGTCGCGCGGAGGCGGGCCGCAGGCGTCACCGACCGCGCTCATCGGCGGAGTCCTGGCGGGGGCGCCGTTCTCCTCGGGCTGTCCCACTTCCCCGAGCACACCTtggccgccaccaccgccgccgccgccggtgctCTCCTCCAAGTCGGCCATGTTGGCCGCCGACACAGGTGCATTGTCCGCGCAGTCGTGGCCGGGGCTCGGCGCGCGTTCGCCTTGACAACTGTCATCCTCGGCTGGGACGTCCCGTCCGGGCCCGAGCGCCTCCTCCGGGGCGCTCAAAGGGACGCGGCCCTCCATGATCGCATCGTCCCGTGCGAGCGAGCCGTCTCTCCGCCACCACCGCCACGGTCCCGCGATGGCGCCGCCGTCAGAGCTGGTGGCCTCCTCTCCCACTTCCGGCGCTGAGTCAACGACAGGTGGAGCAGCGGCCGGCAGGACTTCTTGGCCCGGTTCTCCTAcgccggccgccgccgccgcatcgCGCACGGCGGCGAGCAGCAGATTAGCGTCGTCCTCGTCATTACGATTGTCCGGCCCGGCGAGAATAGCaacggctgctgctgccgccgccgcttctCCGTGCGATGCCAAACTGGTTCCCTCGTCGCTGGCGTCGCTGCCGCCGGCGGCAGCCGACCGTTTTCCGCCGCGTCGTCGTCCCATCGGGCCGGCGGCGCTGCTTTCGCCTTCCTCGCCGCTTCTCGCCTCCTCGGGCGACCTTTGGCCGGGGTCGACCACCTGCGGCCCCGCGGCGGAGGCAGCAGGGACGACGCCTAGCCGCTCCCGCTGCTCTTGTTCTTCACCCGGCGCCAATTCTTCCTCCGAACCGCCGCTGCCTCCTCCGTCCTCCTCTTCGTCGGAGGGGAACTCCCAGTCCGAGCTGTCCTCCACGTACACGGCGCCCTCGGGCCCCACGGCGAGCCGAGAGCGCAGCAGGAGCCAGAGGCGAGACGCCGCCTCCACCTCGGAGTCGTCCTCGGACGATTCGGACGAGCTGATGAACACCAGCTTGTAGTCGTCGGGCGAGCGGTCGCGCAGCTTCACCTCGCAGTCGGACGGGTAGTCGCTGTCCAGCGGCCACAGCCGGCTGTCGTAGCTGTTCTGGCTGGCGGGCCGCGAGGGCCACTGGTCGGACGCCGCCGACGAGGACGCTGCCGCGCCCGCGGCAGCCGACTCGCAGCCCTTGAGCAGGTCGCGGATCCGGAGCGATCGCCTCCGCAGCTGGTCCAGGCGCCGAGCGAGCGGCGAGCAGGGCGGGCTCGGCGGCACGTTAGTGGAAAAGGAAAGGGCATCGCCTAGCGTGGGATTGTTAGCGCTGGCCGCGGTCGCTGCATGGGCGCCGGCGCAGCTCGGCTCGCACAAGAGAAAGTCGTCAAAGACAAGCGGGGGCGGAAGGATTGGGAACTGGGAGCATTCGTTAGAGGGGGGCAGGGCGTTAATAGCGAGAGAGTCGCCGCCGCTACCGCCGCCACTGCCTTCGCCGCTGCAGCAGTCGGCGGCGTCGTCATCATCTGCCGGAGACAGCCGTAGCAAAGGGAAACAAACAATTCAGTCTCGAAGGAAGACTTCAAAGCACAACAAACGCGCACTCTTCGGAAAGGCAGAAGAATGAAAGAAGAGTGTCAAAACGAACAACACACAGTTTAAAATCGCTGCTCAGCACCTCTATCGCTCTTATAGTGGGAACGTGTCGGCCCGACATGAATCATGCACCGCCGCTGTGTAGgggatcaaaaaagaaaaaaaaaacatataataCGCAGTCGATAAAGAAGAGGTCGTTTCCCCGAGCGGAGTCGTAGAGCATGAAAGGACTCCTTCAAAAGAGAGAGTCAAAGTACATTATTCTCCCTTTATGCACCTTTCAGCTCTTCGCGCGCATCTTGAGGCGATCAAGAAAAACCACGCCTCCAAGCGTAAACAGCTTGGTGGTGTCGCGCTTCGTCCGCACTTACGAGAAAAACAGGAACCCAGTTTTCAAACTCTCGACGACGAACGACACAAAAGCAGACCGTCGGTTCCGTCTTGGCCGCACCGTCGTGTCGCACTTAGACAGCGGTGGTCGAAGCACTTGACCCCTACGCTGGACGCGCGCGGACCTCATATAGCGCCGTTCCCAGCCGTAAAACGTTATCAGCGAAACGAGCTTGTCGCCCGCGGAGAAGATCAAAAGACGCGGCGCCGGCGCTGTAGGCAGACGGCTCTACAAGTAAACACAGCGCGCACGCCGAGGACACACCCGCCGAACGAGAATGTTTACCGTTAGCAAACGGCACGCGTAACTACACGTTGATCGAAAGCGCGTGGACCAGTTAAAGCTTCTGTCCGTGGATGCTGTCAAGTCGACGGCGCTGGCCTGTAATTAGGAGCTCCTTATCTCACCGCCGCGGGGCAGGCGGCGAGTGACGGCGTATAACTGATCGACACATCCTCCACTTACGAGTAAGTAATCATTAAACAACGGGATGCCTGAATGCACAAGCGGTTAGCGACCGGCTGAGCCAATTCGACGACAACGTGGCCTTTCGCGTGATGAGCGCGCGGCAAAACTTTGCTCTGCCCCAATACGTTTATATATTAATTTATAGACAGAGTGATAGACTGCAGATGCGAGAGTATTATAAATGCAGACAGCATCATAGATCTCGGACAGGCAGAGACTGCAACAACCTTCCCTACGATATCGCGGTCGTCGCTAGATCTTGTGGCTTCGTTCAAGAAGTCATCTCGCATTTGTGCGCGGTAACTCGTTGTAACAAGGAGCACATCACGCGAATATTGCgtggtttaacgtcccgaaactacGCAAAGCGAGAGATGCCGTGGCTTGAAGGGCTTCCAATTAATTTTCGACCGCCTGGCACGTtttctttacacacacacacacacacacacacacacacacacacacacacacacacacacacacacacacacacacacacacacacacacacacacacacacacacacacacacacacacacacacacacacacacacacacacacacatatatatatatatatatattctcgtaCCTAAACCTAAGCGGACGCGCGTCTTCGCATTCCAAcgtcccatcgaaatgcggcgacCGCGGTCGGCAAGCAAAACGTCACAACCACACCAACTGCACTTCTCCCTCGTTATAATGTCATATTGTCCACAGGAAGCATACAGACCACGTAAAAACAAAAAGTCGTTAAGTCTGCTTCCATTGTTCCGTGATGTGTAGTGCCGTATTACTTAAAACGGTTTGTTCTCGGGAGGTCTCAAAAAGCGGGGTTAATATGAAAGCTTCTACGGAGCTTTTTACACAGTTGTCAGGGGCATCAATCTGTAGAAGCAAAGCTCATTCCGTCGTCGTTGAGCTTCACTGTTTTCCTTCATCgtcacaaagaagaagaaaaagaaagaaatgacgagAACAGAGGATTACATCGTTTTGATTTCCTATACCTCCGTTGATGTCTTTTCCATGCTATCTTCCCCGAGCCGCGAaaggcggggaaaaaaaaaaaagaaaaaaaagggggacgcTTCGTGGACCCCGTTCCCACGGAAGAATGAGTTTAGCCGTTATCGGTTTCTAACTTCGAGAAGGCTGTTTTGGAAACAGGAGCGACGATGGCGAAAAGAAAGCCGCCGTTTCCCATATCGAATCTCACAGTTCTCCCATATTTCGCCGATACGGGTGCGGTATCGCGCGACTACATAGCGAAAAGCGCGTTTTTGCGAGGCTTCAGCATCCACCGTTCGGCACTTCCGCAGCGTGACGACTGTAGCCAGGAATGCTCGACGCCCGCTGAGGCGACGTCAGCGCGTTGTTTGCGAACGCGAGAGGGGTGGGAAAAATGAAAACACCTTCGCAAGCGTTTCAACACAACAGGGGGTCGAGAGACCTTCGCAAGCGTTGCAGTACAACAGGGGGTCGAGAGGGTGATCGACTCGAAGTTCAACGGCCGCGCGTCTCGCTGAGTGGGGCGGTAGATGCGCAGCGAGCGTCGCGGTTCGCGTCAAAACAGCCGATTcagcgaggtcgcgggatccaatcccggccacggcggccgcatttcgatgggggcgaaatgcgaaaacgcccgtgtacttagatttaggtgcacgttaaagaaccccaggtggtctacatttccggagtcctccaactacggcgtgcctcataatcagaaagtggttttggcacgtaaaaccccatatatgaCGATGAATGAAGTGCGAACTGTCTGTATGTATAAGCTCAGCCACGAGCGCGGTAGCCGTACCGTGGTCGGTGAAACCGGAGTGGCGACACCGTTGTTTTTACGAACTCTGACCGTGCGCGTCTCACTTTCACGGCGAGATATAGAGAAAGAATATCTTACTTAAATGATGGCTTTTCCGGGCCATTCTCTGATGCACCAGAGCGTTAGTCGATCTTGGGCCATTAAAATTATATAGCTAAGTAAGTGTACCAAGGATGGTGACGCATTGGAAAACTTAAACCCGTTGCATTAGTTTGGCGGATGACAGTTTCTATTCGTGGAGAAAACGAAGGCCGCGGAATGAGTTTATTCGCACCTTGGCGTTATACCAGTGCGCTGTGGTATGCCACAAATTTCGTAGTATATACGCCACACTGTCGAGTATGCGGGGCCGTTTGCACGTAGCTAGAGCTTCCGAAGTTGCCAGTTTGGTTAGCGCGTGtggtgcgtgtttctttttcaacGTCCTTTGTATTTTTAGCGTTCCAAGTTTTTATtataatgcattaccaactagcccacctatccctCCTTTCGCCAGTTTGGTTATTTGCTTACGTTGGAACGTGACGCAATCATTCTGCagtgaagagaaagagagagagagagaaaagaaagaaagaaaaagagcagaaGCTACTGAAATGCGTGACGTCACGAACTGGTACGCAAATTTCAAGGCTGCGTCGTCGCGCGCAcattttgcctttctttttttttcattcctggcGCACCAGGCCTCCGCTCGGGGTAAGGATGGCCTATACTTAGTATTCAACGAGTGCAAGCAATCATTTCATCTCTCTTTATTTCTCAGAAACTCGGGAAAGGTTCGCTTTCTAAAGAAGAGCTGTTTAAACAGCTCGAGTGTTCCGTCCGGAGAACCTTTTGCAGGACAGACAGACCGACGAAGATAACGTCACACCCGGTTTCATGTGTACGCAAGCAAAGGCAATACGCAGGAAAAAGAATTGTCTACGTAAATAATTATACACAATAATACAAATTCTACATACAAGCACGCCAATGTTAACTTCGTACCTATATTTACTGCCTCTTAAAAACGTACGAACAAGAACACCGAAAACgcgggggaagaaaaaaagaaagaaaaagaacagcagcCACTATACAGCTAACTTCGCGAGCAAGGATATCGAGCGAGACTTCGTTTCGCTCAGCAATGCTGTCCTATTTCTCTCTCGGCCCTCGCGAAAGGAACGCATCGATACGTTCCGATTTCCAAAAAAACTGACATCGTTACCCGGAATTTAGGAACAAAAGCGCGGCCGAAAGCAGgggacacaaaaaaagaaaaaaagaaaagaaagaaagcgaacggCGAGAGAAAAAGAAGCAGGTTAACCGGCCCATTATAGTGCGGGCTATGCACTCGGGATGGATCGCGCTACTTAGCGTAACGGCTCGCGGAGAAGACTGGCCTCTCTCTCAAGGCTGCGTCAGCATACATATGCGACGGCGTATAGGTACGCAGAGGACGCGCACACCCCgccacgaagaagaagaagaatggatGGAAATGACCGCGTAACACACATTGCACACGTCGGACCGTCGAGAGGCGGGAAGAGACGACGCCGTTCTCAATTTGGAACAAACGAGAGAGGTTGCGCCCGGAACCTGCGCAGAAAACGGTAACATCGGCGCGCAAGTTTTGGACTGCcgcgcgttttcttttctttttattccagcCATGGTCGCATTAGTGTTCTTCGATCATCGACGATCTGAGAAACCGCGCTTCGAACCACCGGCCGCGCTATCGGTATTCGGATGTTAAAGGAATGCTAAAGGAGTAAACTTGAAACGAGTTTATACTCGTGAAGTACACCTCAAGAACTCCACTTTTACTTCGGGCAGAAATATGTTGATTTCTCGCGGAGAAAGTTAAGGCCGAACTTCTCtctgacacacacacgcacgcacacacgcacacacgcacacacgcacacacgcacacacgcacacacgcacgcacacacgcacacacacacacacacaaagaaatgtacgagatagaaagaaagaacatgacgGAGGAAAaggccgaaagaaaaaaaagagacgctCGTACAGTTTGGTGTCAAAAGGTTACGGCTTGCTACTACATGCACGCGTACACGCATACGCGTGAAGGAAGTGAGGTCCGCGACGGAGAACATGTCGTCGGCATTGTGTGCGCAGGCGACCGCGTGCACAAAGAGCGCCACGGAATTCCGGCTGCTAGACGTTT
This window encodes:
- the LOC142585399 gene encoding uncharacterized protein LOC142585399 isoform X2 encodes the protein MTAADAGGSGGGTMGDAPFGASAARAMDLDLSNLTLAERDAIMQVLQRDQALRKMEERRILHLKAELQRLRKRGALRPGLDPARSCARCLSALGRILNRGAPCPSCRKKVCRDCRLHEVGVPEGSDQWLCVVCHKQMELKATSGQWMQDLCRRSSRRRKLNGPPVADELGRALQCVPAQQRPDHAGRPAIERATSSRAAAAAPASATHQQPQQQSARGLGNHSGPKTTPPMTRTTPSPDAQRPPLARLPGGYSSAPRPDSPQSAVGQDSLSSDVSSAADSSATPFPASSATTSKPTSEGTPPLSSTACPSPPTGVRWAPLRGPLRTPIRKLPRQGSSLSSSSDSASAEGGVGGRLLPHHHQQPPLSSSTTAADDSPPPVPFPRTKRQSPQRQLPPSPMPQDSPSPPTQKQLLVPDSKIPLAPSLSAPASPAFRDRSRSALTVTYSSPPSVQDGRGQTLPARKATAPELTGLERAKEVAFRRVTLGSVRMESSSTTDDDDAADCCSGEGSGGGSGGDSLAINALPPSNECSQFPILPPPLVFDDFLLCEPSCAGAHAATAASANNPTLGDALSFSTNVPPSPPCSPLARRLDQLRRRSLRIRDLLKGCESAAAGAAASSSAASDQWPSRPASQNSYDSRLWPLDSDYPSDCEVKLRDRSPDDYKLVFISSSESSEDDSEVEAASRLWLLLRSRLAVGPEGAVYVEDSSDWEFPSDEEEDGGGSGGSEEELAPGEEQEQRERLGVVPAASAAGPQVVDPGQRSPEEARSGEEGESSAAGPMGRRRGGKRSAAAGGSDASDEGTSLASHGEAAAAAAAVAILAGPDNRNDEDDANLLLAAVRDAAAAAGVGEPGQEVLPAAAPPVVDSAPEVGEEATSSDGGAIAGPWRWWRRDGSLARDDAIMEGRVPLSAPEEALGPGRDVPAEDDSCQGERAPSPGHDCADNAPVSAANMADLEESTGGGGGGGGQGVLGEVGQPEENGAPARTPPMSAVGDACGPPPRDAAGSADSVCVEVQQQVVVVPACVSDREQQNTDNPEKDTAAGECVAPSAAVVDEAEPKSSDRDTIDGAAAPNDDAKVEPATTPARELRERDIDLEGLVVSTLEKYFTESFDCHETRPPSAEAAAAGSPKRDGDVGESSRSGQSPTAGPTSCDTSDASCDEEEEEENMFSDASTSSDDAMYISPMPRFNAMQYGNPLSYSLHTILEESCEESEKSSRATTPVTKNPSSELEKYFSFAIGNASLEEIHKRWSIATSEDFSDSVSETSGVDDVEVLEEDPEELASSRLEKYFTSGLLGTGKFHYPDDAEFTDESGGVSSDDEDKRATSKQKRAEKAAASLAFEGGDSCDTIKRKKKDDGEEAADIKVVLEEEGFTTIKRKKEDALEVQPHDVANNTSDCNTVNEEQQHSQDISFENLDVTLTADESTIIHMDSTTEDDFHDAATKDANLQTEDNRMSLTPTSEANTDMQQSLSDSANELTSGIESMCNSSTSELTQNEDVKDLKKSALEEDAASIHSRSSSTDCYSDEEAAYIVNRVLAHISGTSDETEKVDENITPWKALLESQITRLMQTVSPAALSGESSCSSTIGSNNSDYGSDTLESGTYSSTDEEGSPKPRHHKKPGRRSPSKQLSAAVDDKLADNLSGHSNDSTISEETMFICRQLMQSLKMLSDEQSNKDEKSSCPIISDHNHNDYMKAQEYIQYQIVALMHTVGGSRNASPLRERRCKPLALTGGSSECSDVDSPNLSEKKKMGKSKTPSESGSETISTSISIPSYDSDHTATESEMSNEMDELYNMLESSGATLADNISLSKLSCCDGEEPSDHFILPPFKVPVLRLQSGQEVPLIAAKEAASNLEFLEPSCILPKLSTVTVEEKLELPGMFSIASGTAAKCDSSSTLTTGSDIDFCGSVETVLEVCPKTTGMSPEPSVSPTETSADKSRSESSLYIKARRGLGQRKLVVTRSSDSLAPYKKAGSLSLQLFHSKGASKSEHSILDTAAHEDKEVPSEASQGADGLGKRISGKEKSCSENNLSLATFSDSERSTSKFLGTKSVGNIADLEGNPGKTFRDTGYYSFKSSEESVLSLDEQGSRPPSGCLTKQKSVQSSETIPEVEEEPVRPARSSPGSPTKGNSNSLSSGSIPDSVFVTNSTSDCKSSTLPSSLRSKVNRPNPHSSSMVLRQRHFSSTFFSTSGVLRKLTALKADDSSGSHRSSPRGRLRGRSRHSSGGSDDSNRLLPTIAIVGAEESSSVKSSADSMDRDSSHRDDELERIYSRSQTSLSSIGVSMRSESMTSVYSAAGGGRYGTVAVTGEVLFSILYNYKSGLLEVHVRECRNLAPVDTKRNRSDPYVKVYLLPDKTKSGKRKTKVKKHTLNPVFEEVLKFRVTMSELQARTLWLSVWHSDMFGRNDFLGEVMLPLTYETLEKTEVRCFALQERFECPEVPLSYKGDILLALKYMPPDVTNRSIKQGPVRGSLHVLVKEARNLTATRSNGTSDPFCKSYLLPDRTKGSKQKTPVVKKCCNPKWNHTFVYPDVSLDELKDRCLELTIWDYDKITSNDFLGGVRLGLGTGKLYGRDVDWMDSHGEEVILWRSMLERPNLWIDGSLLLRPTMQSKR